TGAAGGGATACGGAGGAGACGAAGATACCGGTGGAGAGCTGGTTCATCTTCTCCTGAAGGCCCTTTCTGACCTCCGTCTGGATAGCCTGTTTTTCCTTGGTCAGCACGTCGTCCAGGATACGAAAACCGACGACTTCCCTCATGTAGGATTCCGCTAAATCCCTTATCATCTTTTCACGGTAGGCCCGATCCTCCGGAATGTGGGTAATATAGTCCACCGGATCGGATATCTGGTACTGCAACACCCAGTCTATCTCGACGATTTTATTGTCCCTGGTCAGCATCCTGGATTCCTCAGGTACATCCTGATATCTGGCTGGAGGACCTACCTGAACGGTTCTGTAACCGTACTCAAGACGGCGGATATTCTCGGTGTTGACCACCTCCACATGGTCCACAAAAGGGATCTTCAGATGAGGTCCCTGATCCGCCACGTTAGAGACGATCCCTAACCTGAAAACCACGCCCATAGATCCTGATGGAACGATGTAGAAAGACTTGGATAGTCCTAAAAACAGGATAACAATCACCACTATCGATCCCAGAAGACCTTTCCCCCAGGCCCCCATCTTAGGGGGCCTGGGCATCTCCCAGTCGAATCCCTTAGCCTTATTTGCCTCAAAGATATCCTTTATCCTGCCATCT
The uncultured Dethiosulfovibrio sp. genome window above contains:
- the hflK gene encoding FtsH protease activity modulator HflK → MDWRVLLLFALLFALTRLSKKLRDGRIKDIFEANKAKGFDWEMPRPPKMGAWGKGLLGSIVVIVILFLGLSKSFYIVPSGSMGVVFRLGIVSNVADQGPHLKIPFVDHVEVVNTENIRRLEYGYRTVQVGPPARYQDVPEESRMLTRDNKIVEIDWVLQYQISDPVDYITHIPEDRAYREKMIRDLAESYMREVVGFRILDDVLTKEKQAIQTEVRKGLQEKMNQLSTGIFVSSVSLQDVVPPKAVQKSFNAVNSARAERERMILEAERYAKEVQSEVIGDVERVINEANAYAFRRVALAEGDVARIQALTESYRINPNLVRLNLWMETMTDVWKDMNPTFISSSEVLKILPLDRILSFPSQDGQK